The following proteins come from a genomic window of Meles meles chromosome 1, mMelMel3.1 paternal haplotype, whole genome shotgun sequence:
- the LOC123954282 gene encoding uncharacterized protein LOC123954282 yields MVGTQGEEHSPATQRQRSPSLRSSVSRKGEQTSASGPSSEAPVCLLCLLDAVMVVSKSQSPNQNTFPPTDRLPEQVHATLGRRASAAPLGPVTLGTEPKSSPWSLGAVLLPSTLSRPRSNPSRCRRPFQPGTPSAYGPTADLDLNRNGVARLASRPAPHPALRLQGSSVSCRVATSLVAKEHATFCSSARQLMDWTFGWFPLCWSLWKTRQPPLGDKCPCERVCSRGTARGERGPTVPGGAARTQPACFCLLRLPFHSPQVIL; encoded by the exons ATGGTGGGAACGCAGGGAGAGGAGCACTCCCCGGCCACCCAGAGGCAGCGCAGCCCCAGTTTGCGGAGCTCCGTGTCGCGGAAGGGGGAGCAAACTTCTGCCTCAG GCCCCTCTTCTGAGGCCCCAGTGTGTCTCCTGTGCCTCCTGGATGCTGTGATGGTCGTCTCTAAGTCACAGTCGCCCAACCAGAACACCTTCCCCCCAACGGACCGTCTGCCCGAGCAGGTGCACGCAACCCTGGGCCGCCGTGCATCTGCCGCTCCTCTGGGGCCCGTCACTCTTGGGACAGAACCCAAGTCCTCGCCGTGGTCGTTAGGGGCTGTGCTGCTCCCGAGCACGCTTTCTCGGCCCCGGAGCAACCCGTCCCGGTGCCGCCGCCCCTTTCAGCCCGGGACACCGTCAGCCTACGGTCCCACTGCAGATTTGGACCTGAATAGAAATGGGGTCGCACGTCTGGCCTCTCGTCCGGCTCCTCACCCAGCGCTACGCCTTCAGGGTTCATCCGTGTCGTGCCGTGTCGCAACTTCCCTCGTGGCCAAGGAACATGCCACGTTCTGTTCATCCGCCCGACAGCTCATGGACTGGACGTTTGGGTGGTTTCCTCTTTGCTGGTCACTGTGGAAGACGCGCCAACCACCGTTGGGGGACAAGTGTCCGTGCGAGCGTGTTTGCTCTCGGGGCACGGCGAGAGGAGAGCGGGGCCCCACGGTCCCTGGTGGTGCTGCTCGGACACAGCCCGCGTGTTTCTGTCTGCTTcgtcttccttttcattcaccTCAAGTCATTCTCTAA
- the LOC123941180 gene encoding cytochrome c1, heme protein, mitochondrial encodes MAAAAAASLRGAVLGPRGARLPGARARGLLCGARPGQLPLRTPQAVSLSSKAGLSRGRKVMLSALGMLAAGGAGLAVALHSAVSASDLELHPPSYPWSHRGLLSSLDHTSIRRGFQVYKQVCSSCHSMDYVAYRHLVGVCYTEEEAKALAEEVEVQDGPNEDGEMFMRPGKLSDYFPKPYPNPEAARAANNGALPPDLSYIARARHGGEDYVFSLLTGYCEPPTGVSLREGLYFNPYFPGQAIGMAPPIYDEVLEFDDGTPATMSQVAKDVCTFLRWASEPEHDHRKRMGLKMLMMTGLLFPLIYAMKRHKWSVLKSRKLAYRPPK; translated from the exons atggcggcggcggcggcggcttcGCTTCGCGGGGCGGTGTTGGGCCCGCGGGGCGCGCGGTTGCCGGGCGCGCGGGCCCGGGGTCTGCTGTGCGGCGCGCGGCCCGGCCAGCTCCCGCTGCGGACGCCTCAG GCAGTGTCCCTGTCGTCGAAGGCCGGTCTGTCCCGGGGCCGGAAAGTGATGCTGTCAGCGTTGGGCATGCTGGCGGCAGGGGGTGCGGGGCTAGCTGTGGCCCTGCATTCTGCCGTGAGTGCCAGTGACCTGGAGCTGCACCCCCCCAGCTATCCGTGGTCCCACCGTGGCCTCCTCTCTTCCCTGGACCACACCAG CATCCGGAGGGGTTTCCAGGTGTACAAGCAGGTGTGCTCCTCCTGCCACAGCATGGACTACGTGGCCTACCGCCACCTGGTGGGGGTTTGCTACACGGAGGAAGAGGCGAAGGCGCTGGCCGAGGAG GTGGAGGTTCAGGACGGCCCCAACGAGGACGGGGAGATGTTCATGCGGCCCGGGAAGCTGTCTGACTACTTCCCCAAACCATACCCCAACCCGGAGGCTGCTCGAGCAGCCAACAACGGGGCACTGCCCCCTGACCTCAGCTACATCGCCCGGGCTCG GCACGGTGGCGAGGACTACGTCTTCTCCCTGCTAACGGGCTACTGTGAGCCGCCCACCGGGGTGTCCCTGCGGGAGGGCCTGTATTTCAACCCCTACTTTCCCGGCCAAGCCATCGGCATGGCTCCTCCCATCTACGACGAGGTTCTGGAGTTTGATGACG gcaccccagccaccATGTCCCAGGTGGCCAAGGACGTGTGTACCTTCCTGCGCTGGGCATCTGAGCCAGAGCACGACCATCGCAAACGCATGGGGCTCAAG ATGTTGATGATGACGGGCTTGCTGTTCCCCCTGATCTACGCCATGAAGCGGCACAAGTGGTCAGTGCTGAAAAGCCGGAAGCTGGCGTACCGGCCTCCCAAGTGA
- the SHARPIN gene encoding sharpin isoform X2: MAPPSDPDSAAVLLAVHAAVSLEWPLESVSYTVRGPGQHELQPPPGGPGTLSLRFLNPQEAQRWAALVRGATMEGQNGSLSQALGPEMCPVSPPSPPEVLTLQAPQPKVDVCWSPGDAVEKEELVRRLARAIEAGDEQGAAQAAAILAQQHAALSVQLQEACFPAGPIRLQVTVEDAASSAHVSLQVHPHCTIATLQEQVFSEFGFPPAVQRWVIGRCLCVPERSLASYGVRRDGDPAFLYLLSAPREAPGRSPQGPQKLDRELSRLFPTSLGVPRAAQPTSSSLPSPPQPGWSCPSCTFINAPGRPGCEMCSTQKPCTWDPLPAASAQQPPKPQVPEREDAPPPPGPRPLDPLLKLAGNLC; the protein is encoded by the exons ATGGCGCCGCCCTCGGACCCGGACTCGGCCGCGGTGCTCCTCGCTGTGCACGCCGCG GTCAGTTTGGAGTGGCCCTTGGAGTCGGTTTCCTACACGGTCCGAGGCCCCGGCCAGCATGAGCTGCAGCCTCCACCGGGGGGCCCGGGGACCCTCAGCCTGCGCTTCCTCAACCCCCAGGAGGCTCAGCGGTGGGCAGCGCTAGTCCGGGGCGCCACCATGGAGGGACAGAATG GCAGCCTGTCCCAAGCCCTGGGCCCAGAAATGTGCCCCGTTTCCCCGCCCAGTCCCCCTGAGGTGCTCACGCTCCAGGCCCCACAACCCAAGGTGGATGTTTGCTGGAGCCCGGGAGACGCTGTGGAGAAAG AAGAGCTAGTGCGGCGCCTGGCCCGGGCCATCGAGGCTGGGGATGAGCAGGGGGCAGCCCAGGCTGCGGCCATCCTGGCCCAGCAGCACGCGGCGCTCAGTGTCCAgctgcaggaggcctgcttccctgctGGCCCCATCAG GCTACAGGTCACGGTTGAGGATGCTGCGTCCTCTGCCCACGTGTCGCTGCAAGTTCACCCCCACTGCACCATCGCGACCCTCCAGGAGCAG GTGTTCTCGGAGTTTGGCTTCCCACCAGCTGTGCAGCGCTGGGTCATCGGGCGGTGCCTGTGTGTGCCGGAGCGCAGCCTTGCCTCCTATGGGGTCCGGCGGGATGGGGATCCTGCTTTCCTCTACCTGCTTTCCGCCCCTCGAGAAGCCCCAG GACGCAGCCCTCAGGGCCCCCAGAAGTTGGACAGGGAGCTAAGTCGCCTGTTTCCTACGTCACTGGGGGTGCCCAGAGCTGCGCAGCCCACCAGCTccagcctccccagcccccctcag CCCGGCTGGTCCTGCCCTTCCTGCACGTTCATCAACGCCCCCGGCCGACCTGGCTGCGAGATGTGCAGCACCCAGAAGCCCTGCACATGGGACCCCCTTCCTGCAGCCTCTGCCCAGCAGCCGCCGAAG CCGCAGGtcccagagagagaggatgcaccACCCCCTCCAGGCCCTAGGCCCCTGGACCCCCTCCTGAAACTCGCAGGGAACCTTTGCTGA
- the MAF1 gene encoding repressor of RNA polymerase III transcription MAF1 homolog, with product MKLLENSSFEAINSQLTVETGDAHIIGRIESYSCKMAGDDKHMFKQFCQEGQPHVLEALSPPQTSGLSPSRLSKSQGGEDEGPLSDTCSRKTLFYLIATLNESFRPDYDFSTARSHEFSREPSLSWVVNAVNCSLFSAVREDFKALKPQLWDAVDEEICLAECDIYSYNPDLDSDPFGEDGSLWSFNYFFYNKRLKRIVFFSCRSISGSTYTPSEAGNELDMELGEEEEEEEEDGGSGEGGPEETSAMEEDRVPVICM from the exons ATGAAGCTGTTGGAGAACTCGAGCTTCGAGGCCATCAACTCCCAGCTAACAGTGGAGACTGGAGATGCCCACATCATCGGCAG GATCGAGAGCTACTCATGTAAGATGGCAGGAGACGACAAGCACATGTTTAAGCAGTTCTGCCAGGAGGGCCAGCCCCACGTGCTAGAGGCGCTGTCCCCACCCCAGACCTCAGGCCTCAGCCCCAGCAG ACTGAGCAAGAGCCAAGGTGGCGAGGACGAGGGCCCGCTAAGCGACACGTGCAGCCGCAAGACCCTCTTCTACCTGATCGCCACGCTCAACGAGTCCTTCCGGCCAGACTATGACTTCAGCACCGCCCGAAGCCACGAGTTCAGCAGGGAACCCAGCCTCAGCTGG GTGGTGAACGCTGTGAACTGCAGCCTGTTCTCGGCCGTGCGGGAGGACTTCAAGGCCCTGAAGCCGCAGCTGTGGGATGCGGTGGACGAGGAGATCTGCCTGGCTGAGTGCGACATCTACAG CTACAACCCAGACTTGGACTCAGATCCCTTCGGGGAGGACGGCAGCCTCTGGTCCTTCAACTACTTCTTCTACAACAAGCGGCTGAAGCGGATTGTCTTCTTCAGCTGCCGCTCCATCAG CGGATCCACCTACACCCCCTCGGAGGCAGGCAATGAGCTGGACatggagctgggagaggaggaggaggaggaggaggaggacggcgGCAGCGGCGAGGGCGGGCCCGAGGAGACGAGCGCCATGGAGGAGGACAG GGTCCCGGTGATCTGTATGTGA
- the SHARPIN gene encoding sharpin isoform X3 produces the protein MAPPSDPDSAAVLLAVHAAVRPLGAGPDAQAQLRKLQLSADPERPGRFRLELLGAGPGAVSLEWPLESVSYTVRGPGQHELQPPPGGPGTLSLRFLNPQEAQRWAALVRGATMEGQNEELVRRLARAIEAGDEQGAAQAAAILAQQHAALSVQLQEACFPAGPIRLQVTVEDAASSAHVSLQVHPHCTIATLQEQVFSEFGFPPAVQRWVIGRCLCVPERSLASYGVRRDGDPAFLYLLSAPREAPGRSPQGPQKLDRELSRLFPTSLGVPRAAQPTSSSLPSPPQPGWSCPSCTFINAPGRPGCEMCSTQKPCTWDPLPAASAQQPPKPQVPEREDAPPPPGPRPLDPLLKLAGNLC, from the exons ATGGCGCCGCCCTCGGACCCGGACTCGGCCGCGGTGCTCCTCGCTGTGCACGCCGCGGTGAGGCCACTGGGCGCGGGGCCGGACGCCCAGGCACAGCTGCGGAAGCTGCAGCTGAGCGCGGACCCCGAGCGGCCCGGGCGCTTCCGGCTGGAGCTGCTGGGCGCGGGGCCCGGGGCG GTCAGTTTGGAGTGGCCCTTGGAGTCGGTTTCCTACACGGTCCGAGGCCCCGGCCAGCATGAGCTGCAGCCTCCACCGGGGGGCCCGGGGACCCTCAGCCTGCGCTTCCTCAACCCCCAGGAGGCTCAGCGGTGGGCAGCGCTAGTCCGGGGCGCCACCATGGAGGGACAGAATG AAGAGCTAGTGCGGCGCCTGGCCCGGGCCATCGAGGCTGGGGATGAGCAGGGGGCAGCCCAGGCTGCGGCCATCCTGGCCCAGCAGCACGCGGCGCTCAGTGTCCAgctgcaggaggcctgcttccctgctGGCCCCATCAG GCTACAGGTCACGGTTGAGGATGCTGCGTCCTCTGCCCACGTGTCGCTGCAAGTTCACCCCCACTGCACCATCGCGACCCTCCAGGAGCAG GTGTTCTCGGAGTTTGGCTTCCCACCAGCTGTGCAGCGCTGGGTCATCGGGCGGTGCCTGTGTGTGCCGGAGCGCAGCCTTGCCTCCTATGGGGTCCGGCGGGATGGGGATCCTGCTTTCCTCTACCTGCTTTCCGCCCCTCGAGAAGCCCCAG GACGCAGCCCTCAGGGCCCCCAGAAGTTGGACAGGGAGCTAAGTCGCCTGTTTCCTACGTCACTGGGGGTGCCCAGAGCTGCGCAGCCCACCAGCTccagcctccccagcccccctcag CCCGGCTGGTCCTGCCCTTCCTGCACGTTCATCAACGCCCCCGGCCGACCTGGCTGCGAGATGTGCAGCACCCAGAAGCCCTGCACATGGGACCCCCTTCCTGCAGCCTCTGCCCAGCAGCCGCCGAAG CCGCAGGtcccagagagagaggatgcaccACCCCCTCCAGGCCCTAGGCCCCTGGACCCCCTCCTGAAACTCGCAGGGAACCTTTGCTGA
- the SHARPIN gene encoding sharpin isoform X1, with protein MAPPSDPDSAAVLLAVHAAVRPLGAGPDAQAQLRKLQLSADPERPGRFRLELLGAGPGAVSLEWPLESVSYTVRGPGQHELQPPPGGPGTLSLRFLNPQEAQRWAALVRGATMEGQNGSLSQALGPEMCPVSPPSPPEVLTLQAPQPKVDVCWSPGDAVEKEELVRRLARAIEAGDEQGAAQAAAILAQQHAALSVQLQEACFPAGPIRLQVTVEDAASSAHVSLQVHPHCTIATLQEQVFSEFGFPPAVQRWVIGRCLCVPERSLASYGVRRDGDPAFLYLLSAPREAPGRSPQGPQKLDRELSRLFPTSLGVPRAAQPTSSSLPSPPQPGWSCPSCTFINAPGRPGCEMCSTQKPCTWDPLPAASAQQPPKPQVPEREDAPPPPGPRPLDPLLKLAGNLC; from the exons ATGGCGCCGCCCTCGGACCCGGACTCGGCCGCGGTGCTCCTCGCTGTGCACGCCGCGGTGAGGCCACTGGGCGCGGGGCCGGACGCCCAGGCACAGCTGCGGAAGCTGCAGCTGAGCGCGGACCCCGAGCGGCCCGGGCGCTTCCGGCTGGAGCTGCTGGGCGCGGGGCCCGGGGCG GTCAGTTTGGAGTGGCCCTTGGAGTCGGTTTCCTACACGGTCCGAGGCCCCGGCCAGCATGAGCTGCAGCCTCCACCGGGGGGCCCGGGGACCCTCAGCCTGCGCTTCCTCAACCCCCAGGAGGCTCAGCGGTGGGCAGCGCTAGTCCGGGGCGCCACCATGGAGGGACAGAATG GCAGCCTGTCCCAAGCCCTGGGCCCAGAAATGTGCCCCGTTTCCCCGCCCAGTCCCCCTGAGGTGCTCACGCTCCAGGCCCCACAACCCAAGGTGGATGTTTGCTGGAGCCCGGGAGACGCTGTGGAGAAAG AAGAGCTAGTGCGGCGCCTGGCCCGGGCCATCGAGGCTGGGGATGAGCAGGGGGCAGCCCAGGCTGCGGCCATCCTGGCCCAGCAGCACGCGGCGCTCAGTGTCCAgctgcaggaggcctgcttccctgctGGCCCCATCAG GCTACAGGTCACGGTTGAGGATGCTGCGTCCTCTGCCCACGTGTCGCTGCAAGTTCACCCCCACTGCACCATCGCGACCCTCCAGGAGCAG GTGTTCTCGGAGTTTGGCTTCCCACCAGCTGTGCAGCGCTGGGTCATCGGGCGGTGCCTGTGTGTGCCGGAGCGCAGCCTTGCCTCCTATGGGGTCCGGCGGGATGGGGATCCTGCTTTCCTCTACCTGCTTTCCGCCCCTCGAGAAGCCCCAG GACGCAGCCCTCAGGGCCCCCAGAAGTTGGACAGGGAGCTAAGTCGCCTGTTTCCTACGTCACTGGGGGTGCCCAGAGCTGCGCAGCCCACCAGCTccagcctccccagcccccctcag CCCGGCTGGTCCTGCCCTTCCTGCACGTTCATCAACGCCCCCGGCCGACCTGGCTGCGAGATGTGCAGCACCCAGAAGCCCTGCACATGGGACCCCCTTCCTGCAGCCTCTGCCCAGCAGCCGCCGAAG CCGCAGGtcccagagagagaggatgcaccACCCCCTCCAGGCCCTAGGCCCCTGGACCCCCTCCTGAAACTCGCAGGGAACCTTTGCTGA